In a single window of the Haladaptatus sp. R4 genome:
- a CDS encoding creatininase family protein has protein sequence MTAAMRLSPVAWAAKTRREIRDVGAADGSVVVVPVGSIEQHGHHLPVATDTLLADAVAHEGAERAAEDVPLLVTPPVWSGFSPHHLSLGGTISLELDDLLDLLADVADTALENGFDGICFVNGHGGNGNAIGSAVSIVGKEHEGVEVAGLTYFQLAEPFIDEVRESDVGGMSHGGEFETSLMRHLYPELVKMDEADAEYLDEPYDRGIQDLHVGGPLSTYRPFEEYSDSGAIGDPKLATAKKGEELLDRLGDEVADVFRNVSEQAQ, from the coding sequence ATGACTGCAGCGATGCGTCTCTCCCCCGTCGCGTGGGCGGCGAAGACTCGACGCGAAATCCGCGATGTCGGCGCGGCCGATGGGTCGGTCGTCGTCGTCCCCGTCGGCAGTATCGAACAGCACGGCCACCACCTCCCAGTCGCCACCGACACGCTGTTGGCCGACGCGGTTGCCCACGAGGGCGCGGAGCGCGCCGCGGAGGACGTCCCGCTCCTCGTCACGCCGCCGGTGTGGTCGGGCTTTTCGCCCCACCACCTCTCGCTCGGGGGCACCATCTCGCTCGAACTGGACGACCTGCTCGACCTGCTCGCCGACGTGGCCGACACCGCGCTCGAAAACGGCTTCGACGGTATTTGCTTCGTCAACGGCCACGGCGGCAATGGCAACGCCATCGGAAGCGCCGTCAGCATCGTCGGCAAGGAACACGAAGGGGTGGAGGTCGCCGGACTGACCTACTTCCAACTCGCCGAACCGTTCATCGACGAGGTTCGGGAGAGCGACGTCGGCGGGATGTCCCACGGCGGCGAGTTCGAAACGTCGCTCATGCGCCATCTGTACCCCGAACTCGTGAAGATGGACGAGGCCGACGCCGAATACTTGGACGAACCGTACGACCGCGGGATACAGGACCTCCACGTCGGCGGCCCGCTCTCGACCTACCGCCCGTTCGAGGAGTACTCCGATTCGGGAGCCATCGGGGACCCGAAACTGGCCACCGCGAAAAAGGGCGAGGAACTCCTCGACAGGTTGGGCGACGAGGTGGCCGACGTGTTTCGAAACGTTTCCGAGCAGGCGCAGTAA